Below is a window of Fervidobacterium pennivorans DSM 9078 DNA.
CTAACGCTCGTTCTCACATGGATGGAACAGAAAGCTGTTGCGATACTATGGACGTTACTCGCTCTTGGACTGAAAGGTATCTACATAGGTCCTGTACTACCAGCGTGGGTTAATAAAGACATACTCGATGTTCTAGTGAATAACTATGGTATAAAACTCATTGGAGAACCTGAAGAAGACATTAAAGCTATTCTTAAGGCATAACTATAACGATGCGGTTCCCTTTCGATGGGAACCGCTTTTATTTTTTCATTGCAAAAAATTGGATATTTCCATCAGCCAAAGTTACAATGACTCCATTTTCGTAAGGTAAAACATCCATCACATATCCTGCCCCTACAGCAAACTTCTCGTATTTTCCTGTGTTTGCATCGATGACAGCCAGCTCTCCGTTGTTAGTTCCCAAAAGAAGGTATCCTGCGTTGACAATTTTTGGGGAACAACCTATCGTTGAAGAACCTATATTACTAGACCAAACAATTTTTCCATTCTTCACGTCTATTTTGTATACTTCACCGTTCATAGTGGAAAGATATATAAAATCTTCAACTTTTTCAACAGCCGAATAACCTATACCTGGTATTCTTAGACTCCAGATCTTTTCTTTTTTTCGTACATCCATCGCATTAACAGTTCCATCGATATTTGAGTAAATCAGTAAAGCTCCAACAAGTGTGGGAGTTGAACTACCAGATGTGTAGTAGGTTTTTCCAATGTTAAATTGGTCAACCAGCTTCCCATATTCATCTATCAAGTAAATATTTCCGTCCCAGGAAGGTTGAAAATAAATATTATCTTCGAAAAACGGCTGCACTTGGAGCAGGCTTTTTAAATCGTGTTTTGCAATTACTTTAAAATCAGAAAGCCTCAAGATGTGGAAATATCTACCAGCACAGATAGCAATCGTAGAATTACCTGCTTTTAATGAATAAACTGGCTCTGACAATTTTATCTGCCTAATCAAATTTCCTTTGCTATCAAAAAAATAAATCTTTCCTTCTAAATCTCCTATAACTACTTGCCTTTTCTCCACTTTTGAATCTCTTGATTCTGAAATTATCTCCACGTTTGCCACAACGGGACCTACACTTTTTCTCCAAACCACGTTACCATTTCTCAAAAAGACCACATTCCCAGAGTAATCAGCAACAATAACTCCATCTTCGAAAAGCGCTGGTTTTGAGTAGATAGTGTCTTCCAAACTGAAATTCCAAGCCTTCTTTAATACATTCTGGTCACTGTTTTGTGCCCCTTCCAATTTAAAAAATCTTTGGTAAATTCCATCTTTACCAACAACAGAGATTCTCAAAAGAACGGAAAAATCAGTTTTTTGAACGTTAGTAAGTGTAACTTCGTAAGTTGAAAACTTCTGTGCGTTGTATTGCAATGCTTGTTCATGTACCAATCTGCCATTAGCCAAGATTCTTATTCTCTCAGCTCCAATGTAATCAACTTTTAGTTTCATCGTATTATCAGAATTATCAGAAGCTTTCAAAAGTTTTATCGTCGCATCAACCAACTGCCGTTTTTTCTTTTCAAGGGGTATGCTTTTAATCATTTTAAAGTTATCGCTTTCAAGGTTGTAGCTCCATAGGTAAGCATTTTCTCTGTCCCAACTTAAGACTGTCATACTTCCATCCTTTGCAGCGCCAAGGGTTTGAAACCATGCACCGTTGTAACTAC
It encodes the following:
- a CDS encoding PQQ-binding-like beta-propeller repeat protein, whose translation is MKSKNIRILVFLCLVFVVFTPKLLLSQDGNVKSYPFFSHQGYVILLTDLHFPYKQKTIESLLNKITEIKPQHVFLLGDLTEMGSDEEFKGLKNALSIIEKAQIPYSSLLGNHDVRWSYVVRKSKVLENSDNFSKGLYEVFSKEVGNFIFLGIDTTMYFQHGGHIGKAQINWLEKELERARAKGKQVILLSHHPLGGPVTYTDDGWKIIDLISKYDVIFTFSGHVHKYDYSGSYNGAWFQTLGAAKDGSMTVLSWDRENAYLWSYNLESDNFKMIKSIPLEKKKRQLVDATIKLLKASDNSDNTMKLKVDYIGAERIRILANGRLVHEQALQYNAQKFSTYEVTLTNVQKTDFSVLLRISVVGKDGIYQRFFKLEGAQNSDQNVLKKAWNFSLEDTIYSKPALFEDGVIVADYSGNVVFLRNGNVVWRKSVGPVVANVEIISESRDSKVEKRQVVIGDLEGKIYFFDSKGNLIRQIKLSEPVYSLKAGNSTIAICAGRYFHILRLSDFKVIAKHDLKSLLQVQPFFEDNIYFQPSWDGNIYLIDEYGKLVDQFNIGKTYYTSGSSTPTLVGALLIYSNIDGTVNAMDVRKKEKIWSLRIPGIGYSAVEKVEDFIYLSTMNGEVYKIDVKNGKIVWSSNIGSSTIGCSPKIVNAGYLLLGTNNGELAVIDANTGKYEKFAVGAGYVMDVLPYENGVIVTLADGNIQFFAMKK